The Schizosaccharomyces pombe strain 972h- genome assembly, chromosome: I genome contains a region encoding:
- the vps4 gene encoding AAA family ATPase Vps4, which produces MSNPDCLSKAISLVKTAIDNDNAEQYPDAYKYYQSALDYFMMALKYEKNEKSKEIIRSKVIEYLDRAEKLKVYLQEKNNQISSKSRVSNGNVEGSNSPTANEALDSDAKKLRSALTSAILVEKPNVRWDDIAGLENAKEALKETVLLPIKLPQLFSHGRKPWSGILLYGPPGTGKSYLAKAVATEAGSTFFSISSSDLVSKWMGESERLVRQLFEMAREQKPSIIFIDEIDSLCGSRSEGESESSRRIKTEFLVQMNGVGKDESGVLVLGATNIPWTLDSAIRRRFEKRIYIPLPNAHARARMFELNVGKIPSELTSQDFKELAKMTDGYSGSDISIVVRDAIMEPVRRIHTATHFKEVYDNKSNRTLVTPCSPGDPDAFESSWLEVNPEDIMEPKLTVRDFYSAVRKVKPTLNAGDIEKHTQFTKDFGAEG; this is translated from the exons ATGTCCAATCCAGATTGTTTAAGT AAAGCAATTTCATTAGTAAAAACTGCTATTGATAATGACAATGCCGAGCAATATCCTGATGCTTACAAATATTATCAAAGTGCACTAGATTATTTTATGATGGCCCTAAAAT atgaaaaaaatgaaaaatctaaagaaataattcgTTCAAAAGTTATCGAATATCTAGATAGAGCGGAGAAGCTCAAGGTTTATTTACAGGagaaaaacaatcaaatttcttcaaaaagtaGAGTCTCTAATGGAAATGTAGAGGGGAGCAATTCTCCAACCGCTAATGAAGCGTTAGACTCTGATGCAAAAAAGTTAAGAAGTGCATTGACTAGTGCAATTTTAGTAGAAAAACCAAACGTTCGTTGGGATGATATAGCGGGACTAGAAAACGCAAAAGAAGCTTTGAAAGAGACAGTTTTGCTACCTATTAAGCTGCCGCAATTATTTTCACACGGTAGAAAGCCTTGGTCAGGAATATTGCTCTATGGTCCTCCTGGTACTGGTAAATCGTACCTTGCAAAAGCAGTCGCTACTGAAGCTGGTTCTACTTTCTTTTCGATTAGCTCCTCAGATTTAGTTAGTAAATGGATGGGTGAAAGCGAAAG GCTTGTTCGTcaactttttgaaatggCGCGTGAACAAAAACCATCtatcattttcattgatGAAATCGATTCACTGTGCGGAAGCAGAAGCGAAGGTGAGAGTGAATCTTCTCGAAGGATTAAGACAGAATTTTTGGTACAAATGAATGGAGTTGGAAAGGATGAAAGTGGAGTTCTGGTTCTGGGTGCCACGAATATTCCTTGGACTCTTGATTCTGCTATTCGCCGACGTTTCGAAAAGCGTATTTACATTCCCCTGCCTAATGCTCATGCCCGCGCTCGGATGTTCGAGCTTAATGTCGGTAAAATACCTTCGGAACTGACCTCACAAGATTTCAAAGAACTTGCTAAAATGACCGATGGCTACTCGGGTTCAGATATTTCTATTGTTGTTCGTGATGCAATAATGGAGCCTGTAAGACGAATTCACACAGCTACCCATTTCAAAGAGGTATATGATAACAAGTCTAATAGGACCCTTGTAACTCCTTGTTCTCCTGGTGATCCTGATGCATTTGAATCTAGTTGGCTAGAGGTGAATCCTGAAGACATTATGGAACCAAAACTTACTGTTCGAGATTTCTACAGTGCAGTTCGTAAAGTCAAGCCTACGCTTAATGCTGGTGATATAGAAAAGCACACACAATTTACAAAGGACTTTGGAGCAGAGGGATAG
- the ptc3 gene encoding protein phosphatase PP2C catalytic subunit Ptc3: MGQTLSEPVTEKHSVNGSNEFVLYGLSSMQGWRISMEDAHSAILSMECSAVKDPVDFFAVYDGHGGDKVAKWCGSNLPQILEKNPDFQKGDFVNALKSSFLNADKAILDDDQFHTDPSGCTATVVLRVGNKLYCANAGDSRTVLGSKGIAKPLSADHKPSNEAEKARICAAGGFVDFGRVNGNLALSRAIGDFEFKNSNLEPEKQIVTALPDVVVHEITDDDEFVVLACDGIWDCKTSQQVIEFVRRGIVAGTSLEKIAENLMDNCIASDTETTGLGCDNMTVCIVALLQENDKSAWYKKIADRVAANDGPCAPPEYAENHGPGWRSGDNNKKVIVPPNFHQVKLNGSDGYDKDANENSKEDDSTNGSLAAGFRWKEHFFPHKAEEENSSSETDIVNSNKDVADDHKEAVSAAD; the protein is encoded by the exons ATGGGTCAGACATTATCAGAGCCAGTCACCGAGAAGCACTCGGTGAACGGGAGCAATGAGTTCGTCCTTTATGGACTTTCAAGCATGCAAGGATGGCGTATCTCAATGGAAGATGCTCATTCTGCTATACTTTCAATGGAGTGCTCTGCAGTAAAAGACCCGGTCGACTTTTTTGCGGTTTATGACGGCCACGGTGGAGACAAAGTCGCGAAATGGTGTGGAAGCAATCTTCCTCAGATTCTTGAAAAGAATCCTGATTTTCAGAAAGGCGATTTTGTTAATGCTTTgaaatcttcatttttaaatgctGATAAAGCTATTTTGGATG ATGATCAATTTCATACGGATCCATCAGGTTGCACGGCCACTGTTGTTCTTCGTGTTGGAAATAAACTTTATTGT GCTAATGCCGGTGACTCAAGAACTGTCCTTGGCAGTAAGGGAATTGCAAAACCTCTATCAGCAGACCATAAGCCTTCAAATGAAGCCGAAAAAGCCCGTATTTGTGCGGCTGGTGGCTTTGTAGACTTTGGCCGTGTAAATGGAAATTTGGCTTTGTCAAGAGCTATCGGTGATTTTGAGTTCAAAAACAGTAATTTAGAAccagaaaaacaaatagtTACTGCCTTACCGGATGTTGTTGTACATGAGATTACTGACGATGATGAATTCGTCGTACTCGCTTGTGATGGTATTTGGGATTGCAAGACTTCGCAGCAAGTGATCGAGTTTGTTAGACGTGGCATAGTTGCTGGAACCTCTCTTGAGAAGATTgctgaaaatttaatggaTAACTGCATAGCCAGTGACACCGAAACTACCGGCCTTGGTTGTGACAACATGACTGTTTGTATAGTTGCCTTATTGCAAGAAAACGATAAATCAGCATGGTATAAGAAGATTGCAGATAGAGTTGCCGCTAACGACGGACCCTGCGCTCCTCCTGAGTATGCCGAAAATCATGGCCCAGGATGGCGTAGTGGCGATAACAATAAGAAAGTTATTGTCCCACCTAATTTTCATCAAGTAAAGTTAAATGGATCTGATGGATATGACAAAGATGCGAATGAAAATTCTAAGGAAGATGATTCCACCAACGGATCCCTTGCAGCTGGGTTCAGATGGAAAGAACACTTTTTCCCTCATAAAGCCGAGGAGGAAAATTCTTCAAGTGAAACCGATATCGTAAATTCTAACAAAGATGTTGCGGATGATCATAAGGAGGCTGTGTCTGCAGCAGATTGA
- the smn1 gene encoding SMN complex subunit Smn1/Gem1, with the protein MDQSQKEVWDDSELRNAFETALHEFKKYHSIEAKGGVSDPDSRLDGEKLISAARTEESISKLEEGEQMINQQTETTLEGDTHIQQFADNKGLSDEKPETRAAETHQEFMEVPPPIRGLTYDETYKKLIMSWYYAGYYTGLAEGLAKSEQRKD; encoded by the exons ATGGACCAGAGCCAAAAAGAAGTGTGGGATGATTCAGAGCTCAGAAATGCCTTTGAAACCGCTTTACATGAATTCAAAAAGTATCATAGTATTGAAGCAAAGGGAGGAGTATCGGACCCGGATTCTAGGCTAGATGgtgaaaaattaatttcaGCTGCACGGACAGAAGAATCAATAAGTAAGCTAGAAGAAGGTGAGCAGATGATAAATCAGCAAACAGAGACGACATTGGAAGGAGATACACATATCCAACAGTTTGCAGATAATAAAGGCCTTAGCGACGAAAAGCCTGAAACAAGGGCAGCAGAGACACATCAAGAGTTTATGGAAGTTCCTCCCCCTATAAGAGGGTTAACATATG ACGAGACTTACAAAAAGCTTATCATGAGCTGGTACTATGCGGGCTACTATACAGGTTTAGCTGAAGGACTTGCTAAAAGTGAGCAACGTAAAGATTAG